CGGCAACCGGAGGCGCGGCGGACGGCGCGCGCCGATGGCCGAGATCAACGTCACGCCGTTGGTCGACGTGATGCTGGTGCTGCTGATCATCTTCATGGTCACCGCGCCCCTGCTCGTCGCCGGCGTTCCGGTCGACCTGCCGGAAAGCCGTGCCGCGGCGCTCGATAGCCAGGTCAAGCCGGTCCAGATCAGCCTCGACGGCGAGGGCCGGATCTTCATCGACGACACGCAA
Above is a window of Sphingomonas glaciei DNA encoding:
- the tolR gene encoding protein TolR, with protein sequence MGASVGNRRRGGRRAPMAEINVTPLVDVMLVLLIIFMVTAPLLVAGVPVDLPESRAAALDSQVKPVQISLDGEGRIFIDDTQVAEPALAQRLAAIAAEPAPEEGRRIYLRADRGLDYGRVMRVMGELNRAGLNRVALVSTAEGGQ